In Hypomesus transpacificus isolate Combined female unplaced genomic scaffold, fHypTra1 scaffold_27, whole genome shotgun sequence, one genomic interval encodes:
- the nfil3 gene encoding nuclear factor interleukin-3-regulated protein, translating to MQGIKREPDSYSGEDARVLALQGADQDLIGHKFSGIPFKAKSTSCRRKREFIPDEKKDIIYWERRRKNNEAAKRSREKRRLNDMVLENKLMALGEENATLKAELLSLKLKFGLVSSAVYAQEVQKISSSTAALYQDFVSPGAGLGSYSRDLEPPHLGSSCISVIKHSPHSTLSDVSEMSSATQDSLSGIRRTPEIIKQEPAEHNSYARDRSSPYELYRNYMVSPFPDTYSQPSPFLQITRSSSNSPRTSDDGVVSKSSDGEDEQQVPKGPLPSASDYKSVIVSTLKVPDASSSALPHKLRIKARAIQIKVEAIDPDYDSSGKPSSPIDMSARGCYPMGQGPASEYIHSSLTPLSLQVSNIQDWTHRPEHWHKDSTERQPNGCKSYLSQSPIPSKLIVALKGTSYGPSESENLYLKQGIADLSAEVASLKRLITTRQGSVIESTKGTTDRELLTKGCYSK from the coding sequence ATGCAGGGGATCAAGAGAGAGCCAGACTCCTACAGTGGAGAGGATGCCCGAGTCTTGGCCCTCCAGGGGGCTGACCAGGATTTGATTGGCCACAAGTTTTCTGGCATTCCTTTCAAGGCAAAGTCCACATCTTGCCGTAGGAAACGGGAGTTCATCCCTGATGAGAAGAAAGATATTATCTACTGGGAGAGGAGGCGCAAAAACAATGAGGCAGCCAAACGCTCACGGGAGAAACGACGCCTCAACGACATGGTGCTGGAGAACAAGCTAATGGCCCTCGGTGAAGAAAATGCCACCCTGAAGGCTGAGCTGCTGTCATTGAAGCTAAAGTTTGGCCTCGTCAGCTCGGCAGTATACGCCCAAGAGGTCCAAAAGATCTCCAGCTCCACCGCGGCACTCTATCAGGACTTTGTTTCGCCTGGTGCTGGCCTGGGTTCTTACTCCAGGGACCTAGAGCCTCCTCACCTGGGCAGCAGCTGCATATCAGTCATCAAACACTCGCCCCACAGCACGTTGTCGGACGTATCAGAGATGTCTTCTGCCACCCAGGACAGTCTGAGCGGTATCCGCAGGACCCCGGAGATCATCAAGCAAGAGCCTGCTGAGCATAACAGCTACGCCCGAGACAGGAGTAGCCCATATGAACTGTACAGGAACTACATGGTCAGCCCTTTCCCTGATACTTACTCCCAACCTTCGCCATTCCTGCAGATCACCCGGTCATCCAGTAACTCCCCCAGGACTTCCGATGATGGAGTTGTGAGTAAATCATCGGATGGTGAGGATGAACAGCAGGTCCCTAAAGGCCCCCTCCCATCTGCTTCTGACTACAAAAGTGTCATTGTCTCCACACTTAAAGTGCCAGATGCAAGCTCCTCTGCCTTACCCCACAAACTGCGGATCAAGGCCAGAGCCATCCAAATTAAAGTGGAGGCCATTGATCCAGACTACGACTCCTCTGGAAAACCATCCTCGCCCATTGACATGTCAGCCAGAGGGTGCTACCCAATGGGTCAAGGTCCAGCATCCGAGTACATTCACTCATCCCTCACTCCTTTGTCTCTCCAAGTGAGCAATATCCAGGATTGGACCCACCGGCCAGAGCACTGGCACAAAGACAGCACAGAGAGGCAGCCTAATGGCTGCAAGAGTTATCTCAGTCAAAGCCCCATCCCCAGTAAACTCATTGTGGCCCTTAAAGGCACCTCTTATGGCCCCTCAGAATCAGAGAATTTATACTTAAAACAGGGCATTGCAGACCTGTCTGCAGAAGTGGCCTCTCTGAAAAGACTGATTACGACTCGGCAAGGTTCTGTGATTGAATCAACCAAAGGCACTACTGATCGAGAGTTATTAACAAAAGGATGTTACTCAAAATGA